The genomic interval GTGAGATTATTGAGCAGGGCGAACGTGAGGCCATCGAAGAGGTGATTGGGATGATCGACCGAACCGATGCACTCAGCTATAGCAAGCAGGCGGCGCAACAATTAAGCGAGCAAGCGATCGCCTCCCTCGAGCCATTTGCCGATAGCGCGTATAAAGCCGCGCTGATTACCTTAGCCGAACAAGCAACCGCGCGCGCTTTTTAAGCGCATTTTTTCTATCGCATCAGGGGTTCGATCAGCTCTATGGTATGATGCGTTTTTTGGCTGTTATGGGCGATAAAATGCAATATTGGTTAATGAAATCTGAGCCGGATGAGTTTTCTTTTGACGACTTAGAAGCAAAAGGCAAAAAAGGCGAAATGTGGGACGGCGTGCGCAATTATCAGGCGCGTAATTTCATGCGCGACATGCGCGTGGGTGATCAAGTGTTCTTTTATCATTCCAACACAACGCCTCCAGGGATTGTCGGCATTGCTGAGATCGCGAAAATGGCTTACCCAGACCCTACCCAATTTGATCCAGAAGATGATCATTTTGATGCTAAATCAACAACAGATAACCCGCGTTGGGATGTGGTCGATGTGCGCTTTGTGCGTCGATTTGCACACAAATTACCGTTGAGCGATTTAAAAGATGATGCTGCGTTAGACGATATGTATCTCACGCGTAAGGGCAACCGCTTATCAGTTATGCCGGTTGAGAAAGATGAGTGGGAGCATATCTTGGATTTATCGGAACACGCTGATGGCTGAAGCAGTGGTTCGCTTGGATCACGTGCGTTTTCAGCGTGGCCAACGGGTGATTTTTGATGATGTGTCGCTAGAGATTCCTGCTGGGGAGATTGTCGCGATTATGGGGCCGAGCGGTACGGGTAAAACGACGATGCTCAAACTCATCACCGGCCAATTACGCCCACAAAGTGGTGAGGTTTATACCCTTGGCCAACCAGTACATCGCCTAAATGCTGCCAAGCTACGCGCGCTGCGAGAGGACGTAAGCATGCTTTTTCAAAGTGGTGCCTTGTTCACCGATATGAGCGTCGGCGATAATGTGGCGTTTGTTTTACGTGAAAAAACGCACTTAGATCCGGCGCTGATTGATGTGGTGGTGGATTTGAAATTACAACGCGTGGGGCTTCGAGGGGCGAAAAACCTGATGCCATCTGAGCTTTCCGGCGGTATGTCACGACGTGCGGCGCTCGCACGAGCGATTGTTCGTGATCCACGCTTGATGATTTACGATGAGCCGTTTACCGGACAAGACCCGATTACCTTAGGTATGCTCACGCGCTTGATCCGTGATCTGAACGATGGTTTAGGGATGACCAGTTTGGTGGTTTCGCATGATATTGCCGAGGTGGCGAGTATTGCCGATCGGATTATCTTGATCGCTAATCAGCGTGTGATTGCTTACGATACGCCACAGGCGTTATACGCGAGCGATGATCCACTCGTGCACCAGTTTATGCACGCAGAATCCGATGGGCCGGTGGCGTTTCATTATCCAGCTGAGGATTATGTTAGTGGCTTGCTCAAGGAAGACGTATGATTAAGTACCTCGAACGTATCGGTTCGGCGAGCCTTGATGCCCTACAAGGGCTAGGTGGCTATGTGCTGTTTGCTTTGCAGCTATTGCGCCATACACCGGTTATTTTGCGTAAACCCTTATTGATGGTGCGTGCGACTTATTTTTCTGGGGTACTGTCGCTACCGATTATTATCGTCGCTGGTTTTTTTGTCGGGATGGTGTTGGCGTTTCAAGGGTATTCGATTTTTGTGCGTTTTGGTGCTGAAGAATCGCTGAGCTTGATGGTTGATTACACCTTGCTGCGTGAATTGGGCGCGGTAGTCAGTGCGCTGCTCTTTGCTGGTCGGGCGGGTTCGGCGATTACGGCAGAAATTGGTTTGATGAAAACCACCGAGCAATTGGCGGCGATGGAGATGATGTCGATTGAGCCTTTAGCGCAGATTGGCGCACCGAGGTTTTGTGGTGCGTTACTGGCGATGCCGCTATTAGCGTTAGTGTTTTCAGCGGTGGCGATTTTCGGTGCGTATGTGGTTGGGGTGGTTAATTTAGGCGTAGATGCGGGCATTTTCTGGTCGCAAATGCAAACCACGGTTGACCTGCAACGCGATCTGGTTAATGGTTTGGTGATTAAGAGTGTGGTGTTTGGATTTTTGATCGCGAGTATCGCGGTCTTTCAAGGGTTTACTTGCCCACCAACCGCTGAAGGGATGGCTAATGCAACCACCAAAACGGTGGTGCTGGCTTCGTTGGCGGTGTTGGGCTTTGATTTTGTATTGACTGCTTTGATGTATGGGGGATAAACATGCAACATAACCGGTTATTAAGTGGCGTGGTGGGGCTATTTGTCGTGCTCGCGCTGGCGGCCACGGTATTTCTTGCCATGCGTGCCACGAATATGGGCGGTTTTAAAGCCGATGAAACGTACCGCCTTTATGCTTTGTTTAACGACATTAGCGGGTTAAACCGCAACGCATCGGTGACTTATGCTGGTGTGCAGATTGGTCAGGTGACGAAGATTAGTTTGGACCCAAAATCGATGAAAGCACGCGTCGATATGACCATTGATCAGCGCTATCAAGATTTTGACGAAACCACCAGTGCCGATATACTAACTGCTGGATTGCTCGGTGAGAAATACATTGGGCTGACTGGCGGTGGCGGTGCGTTTACGCTTGCTGATGGTGATCAGATTCCGCTAACCAGTTCATCGATGGTGATCGAGCGCTTGGTGCAACAATTTGTTACCGATATGAGCACGTCATCGTCGCAATAGAAGGAGAAAAAGATGAAAAAAGGATTATTAGGATGGTGCCTGGCGGCACTTTCAACACTCAGCTTTGCCGCGCCAAACGCGGATGATGCGAGCCGCTTGGTGCAACAGCAAGCTGATGTGGTGATGAGTACGCTGCAAAGCGATACCCAGCGGTTCGAGCAAAACCCAGAGGCGTTTTCGGCGCTGATTGGTAAAGAGGTTCTGCCGTATTTGGATTTTCAAACCATGTCGCGCATTGCCTTAGGGCGGTATTGGAATGATGCGAGTGATGCACAAAAAAATGCGTTTGCTGAAGCGTTTCGTGATTTGTTGGTACGCGTTTATTCACGCGGTTGGTCAAAATACGTCGATTCAACGGTCACTGTGTTAGGGCATTCTGGAATCGATAAATACGAGCGTACCGACGTGCGTTTACGGGTTAACCCAAGAAGTGGTAGTCCGGCAAATATTGTTTTTAGCCTGCGTTATCAAAACAACCAGTGGTTGATCTATGACGTGAGCTTTGAGAACGTTTCGATCGTTTTGAGCTACCGTAATGGCTTTGCCAGCGATATTGAAAAAATGGGCTTAGACGGGCTTATCAATAAAGTACGCAGCATGGATGGTAATGAGTAATCGTTGTCCGTTTGCTGCTTGGCAAGAACAGGTTTTGCACCTGCCTAGCGCGCTTAAGCTCGATGATTGCGAACGTATTCGCTGGTCTGGGGTGCTTTTTCCTGGCCAAGCAGTGCTGGTTGATGCAAGCGCTTTAGAAGCCGTCGACAGCATAGGGGTGGCGGCTTTATTGCGTTTACACGCGCTCGCTAAAGCGCAAAATGTGAATGTGACATGGCGTGGGATTGGTGAACAATTGCGCGCTTTAATACAAGTTTATGAATTAGATAATACGGAACTTTTTACATGCAAGAACAATTAATCAGCGAACGTATTCGTGAGGTTTTAAGCGATGCTGAGGTCGAGCTTAGCTCACCTGATGGGGTGCATTATTCGGCAACCGTTCGCTCGGCGCAGTTTGTGGGTATGAAACGTCTTGAGCAACACCGTGTGGTGATGAATGCGCTCAAAGATGTGTTGGGCAGCAACGAAGTACACGCATTGGCGTTGAAAACGGAGGCGAAATAATGGATCAATTGCGCATCGTTGGCGGGACGCCGTTGCATGGTGAAGTGACAATCAGTGGCGCAAAAAATGCGGTACTACCAATTTTAGCCGCAACATTACTCACTCGAGAACCAACGCAAATCGACAATGTGCCAAATCTGCGCGATGTGCGTACGTTTTTGCAAGTGCTCAATGCGATGGGTGCAAAAGCGGTTTATGAGCAGGGCAGCGTTAGTGTTGATGCGAGCGAGATTACCAATCCCGTCGCGCCGTATGAGCTGGTGAAAACGATGCGCGCGAGTGTGTTAGTGCTCGGGCCTTTATTGGCGCGCTTTGGTCAGGCGAAAGTGTCGCTGCCTGGCGGTTGTGCGATTGGTGCGCGACCGGTGGACCAGCATATTAAAGGCTTGCAGGCGATGGGCGCGGAGATTGATATTGTCGAAGGCTATATCGAAGCGCAAGCCTCGCGTTTACGCGGCACCCATTTTGTGATGGATGTGGTCACGGTTACTGGAACAGAAAACCTGATGATGGCGGCAACGTTGGCTGAAGGGACGACTGTGCTGGATAATGCAGCACGTGAGCCTGAGGTGAGCGATTTGGCGCACTGTTTGAACGCAATGGGCGCAAAAATCAGCGGCATCGGCACAGCCACACTGACCATTGAAGGTGTGGAAAAATTGCATGGCTGCACGTATGCCACCTTGCCGGATCGGATCGAAACCGGCACACATTTGATCGCCGCAGCGGCCACTGGTGGACAGGTTGTTGCGCGCCGCACGTCTCCTGATTTATTGGAAGCGGTGCTAGAGAAACTTGAGGCGGCCG from Suttonella sp. R2A3 carries:
- a CDS encoding EVE domain-containing protein, giving the protein MQYWLMKSEPDEFSFDDLEAKGKKGEMWDGVRNYQARNFMRDMRVGDQVFFYHSNTTPPGIVGIAEIAKMAYPDPTQFDPEDDHFDAKSTTDNPRWDVVDVRFVRRFAHKLPLSDLKDDAALDDMYLTRKGNRLSVMPVEKDEWEHILDLSEHADG
- a CDS encoding ABC transporter ATP-binding protein, coding for MAEAVVRLDHVRFQRGQRVIFDDVSLEIPAGEIVAIMGPSGTGKTTMLKLITGQLRPQSGEVYTLGQPVHRLNAAKLRALREDVSMLFQSGALFTDMSVGDNVAFVLREKTHLDPALIDVVVDLKLQRVGLRGAKNLMPSELSGGMSRRAALARAIVRDPRLMIYDEPFTGQDPITLGMLTRLIRDLNDGLGMTSLVVSHDIAEVASIADRIILIANQRVIAYDTPQALYASDDPLVHQFMHAESDGPVAFHYPAEDYVSGLLKEDV
- the mlaE gene encoding lipid asymmetry maintenance ABC transporter permease subunit MlaE → MIKYLERIGSASLDALQGLGGYVLFALQLLRHTPVILRKPLLMVRATYFSGVLSLPIIIVAGFFVGMVLAFQGYSIFVRFGAEESLSLMVDYTLLRELGAVVSALLFAGRAGSAITAEIGLMKTTEQLAAMEMMSIEPLAQIGAPRFCGALLAMPLLALVFSAVAIFGAYVVGVVNLGVDAGIFWSQMQTTVDLQRDLVNGLVIKSVVFGFLIASIAVFQGFTCPPTAEGMANATTKTVVLASLAVLGFDFVLTALMYGG
- the mlaD gene encoding outer membrane lipid asymmetry maintenance protein MlaD; this translates as MQHNRLLSGVVGLFVVLALAATVFLAMRATNMGGFKADETYRLYALFNDISGLNRNASVTYAGVQIGQVTKISLDPKSMKARVDMTIDQRYQDFDETTSADILTAGLLGEKYIGLTGGGGAFTLADGDQIPLTSSSMVIERLVQQFVTDMSTSSSQ
- a CDS encoding phospholipid-binding protein MlaC — protein: MKKGLLGWCLAALSTLSFAAPNADDASRLVQQQADVVMSTLQSDTQRFEQNPEAFSALIGKEVLPYLDFQTMSRIALGRYWNDASDAQKNAFAEAFRDLLVRVYSRGWSKYVDSTVTVLGHSGIDKYERTDVRLRVNPRSGSPANIVFSLRYQNNQWLIYDVSFENVSIVLSYRNGFASDIEKMGLDGLINKVRSMDGNE
- a CDS encoding STAS domain-containing protein; its protein translation is MSNRCPFAAWQEQVLHLPSALKLDDCERIRWSGVLFPGQAVLVDASALEAVDSIGVAALLRLHALAKAQNVNVTWRGIGEQLRALIQVYELDNTELFTCKNN
- a CDS encoding BolA/IbaG family iron-sulfur metabolism protein, yielding MQEQLISERIREVLSDAEVELSSPDGVHYSATVRSAQFVGMKRLEQHRVVMNALKDVLGSNEVHALALKTEAK
- the murA gene encoding UDP-N-acetylglucosamine 1-carboxyvinyltransferase, whose protein sequence is MDQLRIVGGTPLHGEVTISGAKNAVLPILAATLLTREPTQIDNVPNLRDVRTFLQVLNAMGAKAVYEQGSVSVDASEITNPVAPYELVKTMRASVLVLGPLLARFGQAKVSLPGGCAIGARPVDQHIKGLQAMGAEIDIVEGYIEAQASRLRGTHFVMDVVTVTGTENLMMAATLAEGTTVLDNAAREPEVSDLAHCLNAMGAKISGIGTATLTIEGVEKLHGCTYATLPDRIETGTHLIAAAATGGQVVARRTSPDLLEAVLEKLEAAGSLITRGKDYIAIDQRNRPLKAVSIRTAPFPAFPTDMQAQFMALNCLAEGSASMVETIFENRFMHVPELTRMGADIFIDGHNATTRGVAKLTGAPVMATDLRASASLVIAAMAAEGESIIDRIYHLDRGYDGIEHKLNALGANIERISQR